Proteins encoded in a region of the Triticum dicoccoides isolate Atlit2015 ecotype Zavitan chromosome 3A, WEW_v2.0, whole genome shotgun sequence genome:
- the LOC119272349 gene encoding acidic endochitinase SE2-like codes for MASRSLTPFQLTATLFVALLATCHAGSIAVYWGQNDGEASLAETCASGNYEFVILAFLPKFGKSQTPQLNLASHCDPSSGGCRSQSKDIKECQSRGVKVLLSIGGGDGSYGLSSPGDARQVAMYLWNNYLGGASSSGPLGDVMLDGIDFDIEQGSAKFWNDLATDLKNLGKNGGKTVLLSAAPQCPFPDEWDSGAINTGLFDFVWVQFYNNEECQFSAGRGAFMDAWKKWESVPAVKIFLGLPASKDAAGTGFVPAGELTSRVLPLIKGSPKYGGVMLWSKFYDDRTGYSSAIKSDV; via the coding sequence ATGGCGAGCCGTTCTCTCACCCCTTTCCAGCTCACTGCCACCCTCTTCGTGGCACTCCTTGCCACGTGTCATGCTGGCAGTATCGCCGTGTACTGGGGCCAGAACGACGGTGAGGCATCGTTGGCTGAGACGTGCGCGTCTGGGAACTATGAGTTCGTCATCCTCGCTTTTCTCCCGAAATTCGGCAAGAGCCAGACGCCGCAGCTGAACCTTGCCAGCCACTGCGACCCTTCCTCCGGTGGATGCAGAAGCCAGAGCAAGGACATCAAAGAGTGCCAGAGCCGCGGCGTGAAAGTCCTGCTCTCCATCGGCGGTGGTGACGGTAGTTACGGTCTCTCGTCCCCCGGCGACGCACGGCAAGTTGCCATGTACCTCTGGAACAACTACCTGGGTGGTGCGTCCTCGTCAGGTCCCCTCGGCGATGTCATGCTCGACGGCATTGACTTTGACATCGAGCAAGGCAGCGCCAAGTTCTGGAACGATCTTGCCACTGACCTGAAGAATTTGGGAAAGAACGGAGGCAAGACCGTCTTGCTGAGCGCGGCTCCGCAGTGCCCATTCCCGGATGAATGGGACAGCGGTGCGATCAACACGGGACTGTTTGACTTTGTGTGGGTGCAGTTCTACAACAACGAGGAATGCCAGTTCAGTGCGGGACGCGGGGCATTCATGGATGCGTGGAAGAAGTGGGAGTCGGTGCCGGCCGTGAAGATCTTCCTGGGGTTGCCAGCCTCCAAGGACGCGGCAGGCACGGGGTTTGTCCCTGCCGGAGAGCTCACCTCACGTGTGCTGCCGCTCATCAAGGGCTCTCCAAAGTACGGTGGTGTCATGCTATGGTCCAAGTTCTATGACGACCGCACGGGCTACAGCTCCGCCATCAAGAGCGACGTGTGA